The proteins below come from a single Esox lucius isolate fEsoLuc1 chromosome 7, fEsoLuc1.pri, whole genome shotgun sequence genomic window:
- the LOC117594738 gene encoding uncharacterized protein LOC117594738 produces MAPKSGKAKSKTKYTYLEEIFEEIQRESDRELDKDSLSELSFDSGEEELFLEGKDPVLDCGSDSDSDDLWEPAAKRQPQSSSPALTTSGASTSAIVSGSTTSTPFVSKITPGPMSSTPTPVRPSRGVKRPAQRQRRASAPADTPTEGEDRWHTVLEEDVEPRPPTFRPKRQPGPQLDMTGTYSPLHLFQLFITTSVLATLVSNTNKYGTKKQA; encoded by the exons ATGGCTCCTAAAAGTGGGAAAGCGAAATCCAAGACCAAGTACACATACTTGGAGGAGATTTTTGAGGAGATTCAGCGAGAGAGTGACCGAGAGCTAGACAAGGACTCTCTTAGTGAACTAAGTTTTGATTCTGGCGAGGAAGAATTGTTCTTGGAAGGAAAGGATCCCGTTTTAGATTG tggaAGCGACTCAGACTCGGATGATCTCTGGGAGCCGGCTGCAAAGAGACAACCACAATCAAGCAGTCCTGCCCTCACTACTTCAGGAGCATCTACATCTGCCATTGTTTCTGGGTCTACAACAAGCACACCTTTTGTCTCCAAAATCACTCCAGGTCCGATGTCATCCACACCTACCCCCGTCCGGCCATCCAGAGGTGTGAAGAGACCAGCCCAGAGACAAAGACGGGCCAGTGCACCAGCTGACACCCCCACTGAGGGAGAGGACCGTTGGCACACAGTACTGGAGGAGGATGTGGAGCCACGTCCACCCACATTCAGGCCTAAAAGGCAGCCTGGACCTCAGCTGGACATGACTGGGACATACAGCCCCCTCCATCTGTTCCAGCTGTTTATTACTACCTCTGTTCTTGCGACGCTGGTGTCGAACACCAACAAGTATGGGACTAAAAAGCAAGCTTGA